Part of the Bacillota bacterium genome, TTGGAGAAACAGGGATTATTTAATGAAATTATTTTGGTAACATCAATAAATAATGGAGCAAGTAGAGCGAAGTTAATTGATGTTACTGATAGACGAGGACGCTATGTTATAAAACATACTCATCCCTTGTTGTGCGAAAATGATATCAACATGATGTACTTTTATGAAAAGGAATGGAAATTTTATTCACTTTTCCAAGAAAATGCAGAATTAACTATCCCGCAGGTCATCTACATTGAGCGTAACCCGGATTACGGAAATATTATTGTATTTCCTCATTACAAACGGATTGAGTATTCTTTATGGAGTACCGAATTGCAGTTGAAAGCAATAGATTTTTGTGCAAAGCTTCATAGTTTGAATACACAGCTTATTAAAGAATTAGATGTTGAGTATAAGAATATTTGCCCTGATAATGAAAAACTTTATAGTTCATTAGATGATTGGAATTTAGATGATTGGAATTATGTGCTTAGTCTACATGAAGGACATTTTGACAAGGAAA contains:
- a CDS encoding aminoglycoside phosphotransferase family protein, producing the protein MNNTPLSEPYFIINYLEKQGLFNEIILVTSINNGASRAKLIDVTDRRGRYVIKHTHPLLCENDINMMYFYEKEWKFYSLFQENAELTIPQVIYIERNPDYGNIIVFPHYKRIEYSLWSTELQLKAIDFCAKLHSLNTQLIKELDVEYKNICPDNEKLYSSLDDWNLDDWNYVLSLHEGHFDKEILKSILKRFDRICDILNSHPYSICHGDFHADNIMLNNEDLVVCDWQNVGLGKGASDVSFFISRGKAAGIDMNEDNLIAYYCERLSNYTKTEINKTDIYNTINASTVFVSFMFWAYYLKNVDFNSVSKVYNKMINSFIALNL